The genomic interval taaaaaattataaaaataagtaacGGTAACAATGAGGAAAAAAGCTTGCATACGAATGTGTTTAAAACTCAATTTCACATCCAGCTAATAGATGAAAGACACGTAGGCActttaaaaaaactcaatttgaaCTCGCGTACACCGAATGCATGCTCTTCCTCTCCCATTTTTGCACTTTATGATTTCttcataaaggaaaaaataaaaataactcatCTTTGCGCTTGAGTGGGGAGGAAGACACATTCGGAGGGAGGGAGAGCATCTTTCGGTGTATGCGGGttcaaattgaattattttaggagacgtttggattcgtaagtcatctcagctcatctcaattcatctcaacccatctcactattatttattactatttagcaattttaattcacaaattttactactattcacaactcatttcattactattcacaatccatctcaactcatctcaaatcatctcaagtcatcttcgaatccaaacgtctcctagaGTGTTTACGTATTGATCATCTGTTAGCggatataaaattaaattttaaaccCATCCGATTGCTAGCTTTTCCCAACAATAAGCGGTGCTCCTTGGTTTTCCCAACAATTGCGACCGCTCTGAAATGCAAGGGAAAAATGAAAGACAGCAGTACTACGACACTTGGATTTCTCTAGGTGCTACAAGTGTCGTGATCGAGTTTCTACTTCAGGAAAATAAAACAGACAAATGAATTTGCTTTCGAGGGTTTCGTGAATGAGTGATGGTAGacttatgtaattattttataatttattttttaatcaattaataaaattatgtcactttattaaaaataaattttaatattataaaactaccaTTTATTTCATTCTAATATCTAAGTTAGTTTATCAAAATTCatgtaaaatttatcttttttttttgtgtcatATTAAGCATAGAATACTACAATTGAgacattaaataaattttttttgctcAATGAAATTTAGAGGATAAATCATCTctactatttttcttataaattatcaattttaaatgatttttcttatattttcactttgaattctatattaaaaaaattaatattaaataataaaaactttgAGTGCCAAtgttaatagtttattatttctcctaatcttaattttaatttaattttagtaggGCCacatatttgaaaatagataataaacaGAAATTATACAGAGTCCAGGAGTTATaggaaaaaattagagagatacatttctatgtatattgaaattttacaaaGTTTTAGAAATCATATGggattaagaaaattataaataaaaaaaatggaggggagaatttctatatacatggaattataaataaaatttagggattgttttaaattataaaaaaaaaaaaaaaaaaaatttggagggGGCCATGGCCCCTTCGAGCTCTATGTAGATCCGTCACTGAAAATAGTTGTAAGatgttatcattttctttagtCGAATAGCCTGGTTAGCTGAggggaaaaaatgagaaatactttcaatacaaaaagaaattatataaaatgtaaattagtcgtggtttgatatgatacattaaattgtaaaattatttttatcataatatgatatattatattataaaattatttttaacgtaaagtaaatttaacggatcaatttataaatttatttttatattatcagtTTGTGTTTGTAACccttttcaaataaaatcaaagataaaaagCTACTACgaatgtttaaatattgagtCCCTTTTACTGATCTTTCCCTCTCGAGACTTTGACTGCGGGTCGGGTCTGCATCGTTGCATTGGTcatccattttattttgttgactTGGGTTGGTGGACGAAAGGCACGAGTAGTACTCAATAAGCATATTTGGTTCgtatttgcttttatttttctataatttccaTAGTCTCCTCACGTGTTTTGAGAacttatattcaaaataaaggaaacaaaaaagagtTCCTGATCGTGTACCCAACATGTTCAAAGTTAGAAGTTTAAGCTTCATGGCACGAATTATAAAAAGAAGCTCTCCTTTATTTGTTGCATGAGACTTGTCACGTGTTTAAGCTTCAATatttaataaagtatttatatgatataatttgatttataaaataaattttaaattttaaattttataaattaaaacttaacatttaaataaaataaacggcGTGTTTTATCCGCGAATGTTACGTGTGAATTAAACAAATTGCATGTACTTACGATGCCGTAAAACATTTTAGTATGTAAAAGGAGTTGTTTTCGCCGCTGTCTATTTAAATAGGTTGGAACTATAAAATCCCATCGACCCTCTCGTTCCttcttttgttcttgatttaTAGAGACATGTAACCATTATTTGGCTTCTCTAGAAAATAGAAGCTTTGGGTTCACTTTCTTGCAAGGATGTGACAAGTTATGTGGAGTACTCTGAATTCTGCCTCGCACACCACAAAGGAGGCCGCCCCAATACAGCTAAAACATGAAACTAGAGCCACGTCGATTCGGCATATCACTCTGTTCATGAAAACCAGTACAATCATTGTCCTCTCAAGGTTTTTGCCGAAATAAAAACGAAAACACAcgccacttattttttatttttttacaaccaagaatctttaatttaaaatataattattgtataaagagtccttaaaaaatgttatatatatatatatatttttcctaatCAAGCATGCTTTTATAAATAGGAAGAAAATTACAAGTTAGTAAGATGAAGATTTTTTCCGctatcaatatgtaaaatacaATAAGGTAGTTCTTCTACGTGCATGCTACCAAACACAATGTTGGTTGCTACGCATTGTGCCATTGAGTGCGCACATCAATTTTGAGatcaatctatttttctaatgcTATAGTCGTTATGATTTTTCAACACTTGAGCTTAAGTAATGAGATTAATTTGCCAAACAATTAATTCGCCTTGATTTGCCGAAATCAAGAGTTGTGCCGGTGCGTCTCCTTCTAGGATTGTTGAAGCCTTTTTAATTGTTCTGTCATTTTTATTGCAAGCTTTGCTGCCTGAACTTCTACTATGACGGGAATTGTGGCAGCATTTTTTTCTATCtatatttctaaaatatttcctTTTGAGTCTCGACTCACCACTGAATTTGTCgagaaataatcttttattaCAGTATTAAAAGATATGCTTATTTGATATTTAGATGGAACCTGTCATTTCTGTGATTGACTTAATTTCGACTTTccttattcaaataataatgcATGACTACATTTTCAAGAGTTGACTTGAAATTTACATTGAACGTTTCATCGACTTAATTTCGACTTTccttattcaaataataatgcATGACTACATTTTCAAGAGTTGACTTGTGAATTTACATTGAACATTTACATTGAACGTTTCATCGACTTAATTTCGACTTTccttattcaaataataatgcATGACTACATTTTCAAGAGTTGACTTGTGAATTTACATTGAACGTTTCATCGACTTAATTTCGACTTTccttattcaaataataatgcATGACTACATTTTCAAGAGTTGACGTGTGAATTTACATTGAACGTTTCATCTACTCTTTATGTTTTTGGTTGGATTCTAAGAATGGAAAATTCAAACTTCTATCTATGTTTCTTCTACACCGACGTTTGACCTCGTATATATACAACCATTTTAGGGGTTGTATTGACCTCAATATACTGAGAAAATACGACATCTTTTTCCCATAAAGAATAAAGTAATCCATGCTAATCAAGTGGTCATAAGTAAACTTCGACTTTAAGGAGGCGTTTCGACCTAATTGACAATTAAGGGAAGGTTGGATGACTGAAACTTCTCTAATCCCAACTCTATTAggttatattgatatttttgcacctccaaattattattattattattttcagttTACTTTCTAAACTATTCAAATTGGTAATTTTTACCATCTACTTGATTATTAATatcgataaaataaaataaaaagatacgCGGCATAAtcttaagaaatatatatgtgatttgtaaaaaaataatgataaagcactatttttaaaatatttttttattataaagtaccctctatttaaaacatatatataagaatatttgtgattttaccatttttcaaaaagtaatgattttttttttatgatatttggaGATTTTTAGTAGTTTATGatgtaaattgaaaaaaaaaatgttaatattaagtGGATAAAGAgagatataaaattacaaattgatattactcgatatatatatatataataaaatgaatttataacttaatatatattgtatcaaaccgcataaatttataatgtatatttttagaaaaattatagatataaaaaagtaatatcatatatttttaaatagtgtatAAGGTTTGAGGCTTTTGTACAGTaacattcatatttttaataattatctttatataattCCCCAGTACTCTTAAAAACATTGAATACAAGTACTCTTCTAAAAATGAATTCCAATAGAAACTTGTCCCGAAACTCATTCCATTAATACATTTTGTCAAGAGGGAGGTGGGGGTTTATAAGCCAAGTTTTTCATTTAGAGAATCAAGTCATATACTATCAGGCTATCAATCTTTTACCTGTtaagagttattttattaatacgaAGACATGCTTTTTACATCGTTGTAAATGTaggatttgatttataaaaatatttaatgactaatactagatataattttagagtgtgtaagtttcgtatattctatttaaaaaaaaatagatttatcattaaaaaaaaattaacatggatcttaaatttatttatttatttttaaaaaaatgcacgaaatttatacaatttaagaatacaaatattatttataaaactttcacaCCACGCTCGTACCATACTTTTATCCCACTATAAACATCatgtttttattctattttaatttgtttgaaaaaaaaataaataatgaaaaaaaaatagcacaaaATTGTAatactcaaaattttcataatagCATTATCCCAATGCTCGTTTAAACTATACGCAGCCAAAAACCCCCCAAAAATATGCGAGGTTAAACTATACGCAGCCAAGGTCAGATACGTAATTTCGAAAGCGagtttaaacataaatatcaGATTATAGACACCGTAGATTACACGATCCTACACGTTTGCTAGTTTATTATTTGAGACCGATTCCAGTCATCCAACGCTCGAGTTTCCCTTCGAGCGAAACCTGTCCTTATTATCGTTCTTTCGCTCGCCCGTCATCTTCTACTTCTCACGAATTCGtaactttatcatttttcttttctatttcatcttttcGATCTGCTCGGGGGAAAAACTCTccgcttctctctctctctctctctctctctctgcgcgtGAGTTTGCCCCAAAGCGATGTCACTGAGGAGGTCCATTTTCTCTCGTAGATTCTCTAAGTCATTCAAGGAACTGAACGAGAAGAGTGGGCGCGTTCGCGACTCGGATGAGGACGCGGTTGGCTCGGGGTCTGGGCGGGGAGGAGGGGCGGCAGGCCAGCCCGAAGGCTCATGGGCCGGAATGCTCCCGGAGCTACTGGTGGAGATCATTCAGCGGGTGGAGAGGAGCGAGGGCCACTGGCCCCTCCGCCAAAACGTCGTCTCTTGTGCCTGCGTCTGCAAGCGGTGGAGACAGATCACCAAAGAAATCGTTCGGTCCCCTTCTCTCACTGGCTTAATCACCTTCCCTTCTTGCCTCAAACAGGTCCTCCTTCTCCTTAGAATTATCACTGCTTTCCTCTgttcctttttttccctttgaaaTTCTCGGATGCATGCTTCATTGGAACTTTTTAAAACTGGGCATTTTGATTAATACATTGATACGAACGTATGGGTTCTACCGATTGGAATTGGAAAAAAGGCCGAGACAAGATCAGGGGATGATCGCTTCCTCTTTATGCCTTTTCCATACGTATCCATACCACCCTTTTATAAGAGAGCTTTCAGCTTATTTCGGAAAGTAATTGTAAGAATCTCGCCTAATAATGAAGAGATTGCAGTATCACGGAAGTATCATactttttaagttattttttgatGTTGTTGTTTATTTGGGTGTAAGAATTGAATACCTTTTCATTTagctgaaaaattatttttttattgggtgtTTCAAACATTGACAAGATTTGAAAACttcttatgtttttaaattgatttctCCAAAAAATTTGAACCTTAGGCACAAGGAATAAAGGAATCATACAATTTCTTGTTAATTGttcagtagttttttttttttgataagtaattgtTCGGTAGTTATCGTGTCATTATTTCTATCCACCAAATATTACCATGCGACAAAGCTGTCTTCGATTTGGAACAAAGACCTGTTTTTTAAACATAGTCTCAGAAAgactacaaataaataaaaaaaaaagccaatttATTGAGTTCTCGGGATGATTGTTTCTTCAACGTGATATAAGAAAGTACAAGGGAAGATTTTGTTCTTGCCACTGCACATGCGATGCTTGTTTCGTTCATCCTTTTGATGGGAGATGGTTTTGCAGATGGAGTTGCTCGTGGTTTGTTTATTTAGGCAGGTCTCATTTAGataatgaaagtgtttcatgtcgtgtcatctcatcattacaacgtttttaaattttcacacaaaatataataaacaattcaactttttcaaatcccaaaacaataataataataataaataatattctaacaatattttattcaactttcaacttttatctaaaatcatctcatctcatctcatcttatctcactatccaaaccgcaccttaGTGTCCCGATTTATATTTTGGGTCTGATGACATTTATTTGTCGATGAAGTTTTGATGATATTTGGGGTTGGtggtcttattattattttttaaatgcagCCGGGACCGCGTGACCTTCCACACCAATGCCTTATAAAACGGAACAAGAAGACTTCAACTTTTTACCTTTATCTCGCCCTTACTCCATGTAAGTATATATTAGTGGAATAACTTTCTAACTTGTAAAAAACAAAGTGGACTAACTTTCTATAAGATGTAATAGGCATGATAATCAAGTTTCTGATTACAATTATGTTCTATGCTTCCTCTGaagttatgttattttttacttgAGAACTTTGACAGGTATGTCACTGAAACCAAAATCAAAGGGCTATATCTCAATTGTCTAAGTGTTAGGTTTTTTTGGCTAGATGTCATACCTGCAAGTTGACTTACAGCTCAGTAGGGACAAATGGGGGGACAACTGCATTCTGCATAACTCCCCTCTTGAGTTGACTTGACTGCTTCCGAGTCTGGCCCGTTCCAGAGTAGTTATAAAGTTACTTTCTTCCCTTCCAGATTAGTTATAAAGTTACTTTCTTCCCTTTATTTGTCTTACGTATTAGTGGATGTGGGCTTTCCATGTGGGTTAACTTCAAATATATTGGTCTTTTAATATTTCGAATTGAACTCCCTCTAATTCCCATTTTTGGGTATTATTACACAGCCAAACATAACTCAGAAAAGATTTTTACCTTATTTGAATGTGTTCTATGGATAGAACAAATTGTTTTGTGCTATCAAGTGGAGTTTTTTGGTGTCTGAAAGTATGTGATAAAACATTTAAACAAATGAGAATGTAAAATTGTGAAGATATTGGGAAAAAAATCTAGGATTTGTTAGTATTTGATTGTGATTTTTGGTTTGCTAAAGCTAGAGCTAAGATTTAACCCACTGCTGGAAAATTCAACCATTTTCTCAAACAGCTTCAACCTCGTTGAATCCATAAACACCTTGATTCTTTTGCCTTATATTCCTATATTGCTTTATGTCTCAATAGAGTTTTTCTCATTTCCTCTTCCTGGCAGCATTCACAGATAAGGGGAAGTTTCTCCTGGCAGCACGGAGGTATAGGAATGGTGCTCACACTGAGTATATTATATCACTCGATGCTGATGACCTATCACAAGGGAGTAATGCTTACGTTGGAAAGTTAAGGTGAGATATTCTTATTTAAGAAGAGGCATTTTCTGATTTGGCATGTATATTTGTGCACGTGCGCGTGTTAATTTCCTGTACTACAACCATCGTTACCTGCAGGAtgtctttaaattatttttgtgccATGTGAAAAGGATTTTGATGTCTGGTTTCAGTTAGAATTCTTGTTGTTCGAAGGATCTGTCaagtaataagaaaaaaattattaccgTACCctcaatattttgtttgcatTCTCATATGATTTGAAATGTGTTGTAGCTCGGACTTTCTTGGCACGAATTTTGCAATCTATGATAGCCAGCCACCACACAGTGGTGCAAAACCCTCAAGCAGCAGAGGCAGCCGCCGTTTTGCAAGCAAGCAAATTAGCCCCCAAGTTCCAGCTGGCAACTTTGAGATAGGGCAGGTGTCTTACAAATTCAACCTTTTGAAACCTAGAGGTCCAAGGAGAATGGCTTGTTCACTGAAGTGCTCATCACAAGGAGAAACTGCCTATGACAAGTCTCTAGACAACTCCAAGATGAAGAAACCTGAATCTGCTGCTTCCGGAAATACAATTTTGAGGAACAAAGCTCCTAGGTGGCATGAGCATTTGCAGTGCTGGTGTTTAAATTTCCATGGTCGGGTGACAGTAGCATCAGTGAAGAATTTTCAACTGGTTGCAATCTTAGATCAAAGTCAACCGGGAGGAAAAGGAAACGAGGAAACAGTTCTCCTTCAGTTTGGGAAAGTAGGGGATGATACCTTCACCATGGATTACAGGCAGCCTTTGTCAGCTTTTCAGGCATTTGCAATTTGCCTAACAAGCTTCGGTACGAAACTGGCGTGCGAGTAGTATATTCTGCTGTTAATATGTATGTTTTATTCAAACACTTGGCACCGTGAATGTTTTCGAATTTTCTAAGCTTTATACCACTATCTATAGGTTTGAGTAGCCTGGGGTTTTTGTACATCATGTTGCTAATTTGTGATTATGACATGATTTCAGCTTGAAATTATTTGTAACCCAAACAAACGTAGTGCAGGAAGaatgttggtttttttaatataatataaattgtatattatgaaataattatttgaatgtgGGCTTAAAGATTGACAGCTCTTtgttctcattctctattttttatttttgttttgagttttcttcttcattgttGGAATAATGAAGCTGCGCCCATATTGAGATAAGAGGATGAAGCAGGAGTCTGCAGGCAAGTGGAAGGAAAGTAAGTAAAAGCTTGGGGTGAGGTTTATTGCTATCAAGATCCTTGTCTGTAGGGTTCCCTGTCCATGGCAAAAGGCCTCTTTTGTTGCCTTTGAAATCATGCACTTCTATTCTACGTGTTAAGAGTTGGTTTGGATactaaatgagatgagtttcttatataattattataatttttttaaatttttatacaaaatataataaataatataataatactttattttatttcttctcatcTGTTAAACTAAACAACGAGACCTAGAACACAGTTGATGAAGACTAGTGGAAATATACAAGTTGCAGCCCCACGTAGTGGACCAAGATCCGAGTCCCTTATTTGAGTCCCAAGTCAGAATTGGCAGCTGAGATAATAGAAGCAGATTTTCAGAGTAGAAAGTGATTGTTTGCCGGCAAAGGTGACAACTCTCAGATTGAGATGGGGTGAGTGCGTGGAACTTTTTTTTGGCGAGCACGGCTACGCATCAACGGCACTTTCAGcacattataattattattattattattattattttttaaactcaacaacactaagggtgagtttggatctcatctcaactcatctcaattcatcattacaatttttttaaatcacaatacaaaatataataaataattttaattttttcaaattttaaaataacaataatattaaaaaataatattctaataatattttatcatctcaactcaactcatttcaacatccaaatacaacctaAATGTGTTGAGGCTTACATCAACAGTATGTTGATGTAagtaatttctattttttgacTACGCCATGCAACGAAATATAGaagaaattctatatataattgcgaagtttataaatatcgcataattatttaaaaaaaaaaaaaatttattattaaaaaatttatttttttattttcatataaattttatattttattattttttttcaaaatgattgataatttcaaatatttttatcaacagAGAAAACCCAGCCGCCAAAGTTGAAGTCCCTTGGAATGCACGCAATTCGAGTCCTAGACTCCtagtatcatttttattttttttaaatgaaaattttcttgtggattataaagaatgaataatGCTATTCTACATTtgcaaatttttattcatttacattttatcattattcctCTCATGATAATAGAGAATAAACTAATTACtcaattaatttgaattttaagagaATATAGAGTTATTATCCTCTAATTTAGTATTTACAATGCATTTTGTTATGCAAAATAACATATGACATGCTCGAATGTAcaataactcattttttttttttcagtttcaattgtTAACCAAAATTCTACTCACCCAATTCAATTTAGTTATAGGAAGAACTAGAAAAAGATTTACATGCATTTATAATAtgcataaattaaataaaaaaatcacgaattaaaaaacttaaataaaaaaatcacgaattaaaaaaattaaataaaaaaatcctttgACAAGTAGGATGTGCAATTGAGTTTTGTTAGGAGTGACATAAAGtaaggaaaaaatattgagaaatgatttagttataaaaagatattataaaagtcTAACGTACTataagtctattttaatttgtgaatttattttttaaaaagatgataGCCATTGAAAAATTGTACACTTGTTTTGTAccgaattttaattttttttatatttcatgtttaaggaagtattttttaataattttatgatttttttattttgaaaaatgtttaaatgggtttaaaaaatgtttgaaaaaataggaaaaacagAATTTACActgttcatattaaaaaaaaagttatagaaatTTATGTGGCACTAACACCAcacttatttctataaaatctttttatatatgtaataatctgaaaaacatttattttcccctcaattttatttctttaaccAATCGGTCCAATGGCAGCAAAAGTT from Juglans regia cultivar Chandler chromosome 2, Walnut 2.0, whole genome shotgun sequence carries:
- the LOC109012185 gene encoding tubby-like F-box protein 7 translates to MSLRRSIFSRRFSKSFKELNEKSGRVRDSDEDAVGSGSGRGGGAAGQPEGSWAGMLPELLVEIIQRVERSEGHWPLRQNVVSCACVCKRWRQITKEIVRSPSLTGLITFPSCLKQPGPRDLPHQCLIKRNKKTSTFYLYLALTPSFTDKGKFLLAARRYRNGAHTEYIISLDADDLSQGSNAYVGKLSSDFLGTNFAIYDSQPPHSGAKPSSSRGSRRFASKQISPQVPAGNFEIGQVSYKFNLLKPRGPRRMACSLKCSSQGETAYDKSLDNSKMKKPESAASGNTILRNKAPRWHEHLQCWCLNFHGRVTVASVKNFQLVAILDQSQPGGKGNEETVLLQFGKVGDDTFTMDYRQPLSAFQAFAICLTSFGTKLACE